A portion of the candidate division TA06 bacterium genome contains these proteins:
- a CDS encoding peptidoglycan DD-metalloendopeptidase family protein, giving the protein MHFGRTKHIILILALLWSGYLSPALSQETDSQEGQLKAIRQKLAEARERAQELKGQEKNILGQMERMAEQINLTRQVLNALREKEARLNSEIKKLDGQMLKAESQMSRRQALMETRVRQMYKQGRLYEWEVLVTRASFADIVKRYKYLRLFSLQDRRLYDAIKEERTQISRDKADRQERLITLAQVKGETELEMANLKEDEQQQKKLLDKVRQEKASKEALVKELAAAAKKLQSLIDDLERQRKAELQKRRKTVPAPGTTVLERKQGGLLWPAEGKLYSSFGLKKHSKYNTYIQNNGIDIYSSYGSAVVAVAAGKVVYAERFLGYGNVILVDHDGGYYTLYGNLTDMLVFTGSSVAEGQVIAKVGGSVDGPIMHFEVRKGGKPVDPVQWLKRKKGS; this is encoded by the coding sequence ATGCACTTTGGACGAACCAAACATATCATTCTTATCCTGGCCTTGCTCTGGTCCGGCTACCTTTCTCCGGCCTTAAGCCAGGAGACGGACTCCCAGGAAGGCCAGCTCAAGGCCATCCGCCAGAAGCTGGCCGAGGCCCGGGAGCGGGCCCAGGAACTGAAGGGCCAGGAGAAGAACATTCTGGGCCAGATGGAACGGATGGCCGAGCAGATCAACCTGACCCGGCAGGTGCTGAACGCCCTGAGGGAAAAAGAGGCCCGGCTGAACAGCGAGATCAAGAAGCTGGACGGCCAGATGCTGAAGGCCGAATCCCAGATGAGCCGGCGCCAGGCCCTGATGGAGACCCGGGTCCGGCAGATGTACAAACAGGGGCGGCTCTACGAATGGGAGGTGCTGGTGACCCGGGCCAGTTTCGCCGACATCGTCAAACGCTACAAATATCTCCGGCTGTTCTCGCTTCAGGACCGGAGGCTTTACGACGCCATCAAGGAGGAACGGACCCAGATTTCCCGGGACAAGGCCGACCGCCAGGAACGGCTGATCACCCTGGCCCAGGTCAAGGGCGAGACTGAGCTGGAGATGGCCAACCTGAAGGAGGACGAGCAGCAGCAGAAAAAACTGCTGGACAAGGTCCGCCAGGAGAAAGCCTCCAAGGAAGCTTTGGTAAAAGAGCTGGCGGCGGCCGCCAAAAAACTGCAAAGCCTGATAGACGATCTGGAACGGCAGCGCAAGGCCGAGCTCCAGAAACGCCGGAAGACGGTCCCGGCCCCCGGCACTACCGTGCTGGAACGCAAGCAGGGCGGCCTGTTATGGCCGGCCGAGGGAAAGCTTTATTCCAGTTTCGGGCTGAAGAAGCACTCCAAGTACAACACCTACATCCAGAACAACGGCATCGACATCTATTCCTCCTACGGCTCGGCGGTGGTGGCGGTGGCCGCGGGCAAGGTGGTCTACGCCGAGCGGTTTCTGGGTTACGGCAACGTCATCCTGGTGGACCACGACGGCGGATATTACACCTTATACGGCAACCTGACCGACATGCTGGTCTTCACCGGCTCTTCCGTGGCCGAGGGCCAGGTGATAGCCAAGGTGGGCGGCAGCGTGGACGGACCGATCATGCACTTCGAGGTCCGCAAGGGCGGCAAACCGGTGGACCCGGTCCAATGGCTTAAAAGAAAAAAGGGGAGCTAA
- a CDS encoding tetratricopeptide repeat protein, protein MNKCRKCGFENPDNMKFCGDCGTRLEQESSQLQAERRTVVILFGDIAGYTAMSEKMDPEQVRDILNKCFSRVAGIVKKYEGTIDKYVGDEVMALFGVPVAHENDAERALRSALEIKEAFKDLSRQTGLELAMRQGLNIGEVVTGSVGGDKQSAHTVIGDAVNVASRLESLAKPGEIAVSEELAWMGKHVFDFSDLGEHQMKGKAETVHAYRLEKVLAERGKVRGIGGLWSPMVGRDRELKVLMDAYDTAIREKKPRAVFVIADPGGGKSRLLQEFTASLKERAVRQKADFGLAFGRCLPFGGASLGPVIEMLRGVFGIKENEEPQAMREKISTVTARHFGDRQVGLFGPARVFNVMLGLDPEGSLGQNLSAEQLQKQIKLVLVEFCGLMAAQAPLVVVVEDLHWADELSLEVLEYIINYHRDLPILFLGLTRPPTQEGARAAAMAQRLVAHGTGINLHLAELKPEDVRQIIHSMLEIEELPAAVKEKIVEYAGGNPLFVEEIIRYLIDQGLLLPAEGYWKAAGGIGEAVIPNTLQGLLLSRIDQLPSAQKSIIQHAAVVGKIFWEQLVSELMDKEISGGLADLTLRDMIRRSLQSSLSDDIEYIFKHILVQEAAYNTILKKFRINLHAKVVRLIEEKYPALIDQYADLLAYHAERSEDREKNIQYSILAGDKNRKLHANLQARDFYRRALKLMEGDPALKTKCFETGIKLADICSSLGDNDEAIGLLNGYLACAGGPEQEAMLFRKIGENYQRKSKYDQSLQHLERAVAKLSADPNSLEMFNIFREMAWVYYLKGQLDRANHFVSGAVRILDSLKGLEPARSERARSAACNLLAIFEAREGKYEQAIGHHLQQIEILKKHESNASLGAPYNNLGTVYWSQGDIPRALEYLEKSMEMAEKTGELLSVAISCNNLGGIYLDLNYPEKARKYFERYLDINARIANRLGDAYGHSGMGRLYKAQGDLQKAVEEFQVSLEVAREVQSRTLEASALYNLSDAYCLLNDLDRSLDLFGQAQEVMKQTGAKGSDGNPLLESRLLLAQAGKAEGGSRAELLQKARQILLGQLQGGGFSDDEEKPFEAHHLLAVVEMLLGERSEAAQHSQKATDLICKFCGQLDEEMQANYKAKAEICEILNFGKKLGT, encoded by the coding sequence GTGAACAAGTGCCGGAAATGCGGGTTTGAGAACCCGGATAACATGAAATTCTGCGGGGACTGCGGGACCCGGCTGGAACAGGAGTCCTCCCAGCTGCAGGCCGAGCGCCGGACGGTGGTGATCCTGTTCGGGGACATCGCCGGCTATACCGCCATGTCGGAAAAGATGGACCCTGAGCAGGTCCGGGACATTTTGAACAAGTGTTTTTCCCGGGTGGCCGGCATCGTCAAAAAATACGAGGGGACCATTGACAAATACGTGGGCGACGAGGTGATGGCCCTGTTCGGCGTACCGGTGGCCCACGAGAACGACGCCGAGCGAGCCCTGCGCTCGGCCCTGGAGATCAAGGAGGCCTTTAAGGACCTGAGCCGGCAGACGGGGCTGGAGCTGGCCATGCGCCAGGGCCTGAACATCGGGGAGGTGGTCACCGGCTCGGTGGGCGGCGACAAGCAGTCCGCCCACACCGTGATCGGGGACGCTGTTAACGTGGCCTCCCGGCTGGAGAGCCTGGCCAAGCCCGGAGAGATAGCTGTTTCCGAGGAACTGGCCTGGATGGGTAAGCACGTCTTTGACTTCAGCGATCTGGGCGAGCACCAGATGAAGGGCAAGGCCGAGACCGTCCACGCTTACCGGCTGGAAAAAGTGCTGGCCGAAAGGGGCAAGGTCCGGGGCATCGGCGGCCTGTGGTCGCCGATGGTGGGCCGGGACCGGGAGCTGAAGGTCCTGATGGACGCCTACGACACCGCCATCCGGGAGAAGAAGCCCCGGGCGGTCTTCGTGATCGCCGATCCGGGCGGCGGGAAATCACGACTGTTGCAGGAGTTCACCGCTTCGCTCAAGGAGCGGGCCGTCCGGCAGAAGGCTGATTTCGGGCTGGCCTTCGGGCGCTGCCTGCCTTTCGGCGGGGCCAGCTTGGGCCCGGTGATAGAGATGTTGCGGGGGGTATTTGGAATAAAGGAGAACGAGGAGCCCCAGGCCATGAGGGAAAAGATCAGCACCGTAACGGCCCGTCACTTCGGGGACCGGCAGGTGGGGCTGTTCGGTCCGGCCCGGGTCTTTAACGTGATGCTGGGCCTGGACCCCGAAGGGTCCCTGGGACAGAACCTCAGCGCCGAGCAGCTGCAGAAGCAGATCAAGCTGGTGCTGGTGGAATTTTGCGGGCTGATGGCCGCCCAGGCCCCGCTGGTGGTGGTGGTGGAGGACCTGCACTGGGCCGACGAGCTTTCACTGGAAGTTTTGGAATATATCATCAATTATCACCGCGACCTGCCCATCCTGTTCCTGGGGCTGACCAGGCCGCCCACCCAGGAAGGGGCCCGGGCCGCAGCCATGGCCCAGCGCCTGGTGGCCCACGGGACGGGGATCAACCTGCATTTGGCCGAACTGAAGCCGGAGGATGTCCGCCAGATAATCCACTCCATGCTGGAGATAGAGGAGCTGCCGGCGGCGGTCAAGGAAAAGATAGTGGAATACGCCGGGGGCAACCCGCTGTTTGTGGAGGAGATTATCCGTTACCTGATAGACCAGGGCCTGCTGCTGCCGGCCGAAGGCTACTGGAAGGCCGCCGGCGGGATCGGCGAGGCGGTGATCCCCAACACCCTGCAGGGTCTGCTGCTCTCACGGATAGACCAGCTGCCCTCGGCCCAGAAATCCATCATTCAGCACGCGGCGGTGGTGGGCAAGATCTTCTGGGAGCAGCTGGTGTCCGAGCTGATGGACAAGGAGATCTCGGGCGGCCTGGCCGACCTGACCCTGAGGGACATGATCCGGCGCAGCCTGCAGTCCAGCCTGAGCGACGACATCGAATACATCTTCAAGCACATCCTGGTCCAGGAGGCGGCCTACAACACCATCCTCAAGAAATTCCGGATCAACCTCCACGCCAAGGTGGTCAGGCTGATCGAGGAAAAATACCCGGCACTGATAGACCAGTATGCCGACCTGCTGGCCTACCACGCCGAGCGGTCAGAGGACCGGGAAAAGAACATCCAGTACTCCATCCTGGCCGGGGACAAGAACCGCAAGCTTCACGCCAATTTGCAGGCCCGTGATTTCTACCGCCGGGCGCTTAAGCTGATGGAGGGCGACCCGGCCCTGAAGACCAAGTGCTTCGAGACAGGTATAAAGCTGGCCGACATCTGCTCCTCGCTGGGGGACAATGACGAGGCCATAGGCCTGCTAAACGGTTACCTGGCCTGCGCCGGGGGCCCGGAGCAGGAGGCCATGCTGTTCCGCAAGATCGGCGAGAACTACCAGCGCAAGAGCAAATACGACCAGTCACTGCAGCACCTGGAGCGGGCGGTGGCCAAGCTCAGCGCCGATCCCAATTCGCTGGAGATGTTCAACATCTTCCGGGAGATGGCCTGGGTCTATTATCTTAAAGGACAGCTGGACCGGGCCAACCATTTTGTGTCCGGGGCGGTCAGGATACTGGACAGCCTCAAGGGGCTGGAACCGGCCAGGTCGGAACGGGCCCGTTCGGCGGCCTGCAATCTGCTGGCCATCTTTGAAGCCCGGGAAGGCAAATACGAACAGGCCATCGGCCACCACCTGCAGCAGATCGAGATCCTTAAAAAACATGAAAGCAATGCCAGCCTGGGGGCGCCTTATAATAATTTGGGCACTGTCTACTGGTCCCAGGGCGACATCCCCAGGGCCCTGGAATATCTGGAGAAATCTATGGAGATGGCCGAGAAGACCGGAGAGCTCCTGTCCGTAGCCATCTCCTGCAACAACCTGGGCGGGATCTACCTGGACCTCAATTACCCGGAGAAAGCCCGGAAATATTTCGAGCGTTACCTGGACATCAACGCCCGGATCGCCAACCGGCTGGGCGACGCCTACGGCCACTCGGGGATGGGGCGGCTGTACAAGGCGCAGGGCGACCTGCAAAAAGCGGTGGAGGAATTCCAGGTCTCGCTGGAAGTGGCACGCGAGGTGCAGAGCCGGACACTGGAGGCCAGCGCTTTGTACAACTTAAGCGATGCCTACTGCCTGCTGAATGACCTGGACCGTTCTCTGGATCTGTTCGGCCAGGCCCAGGAAGTGATGAAGCAGACCGGGGCCAAAGGATCGGACGGTAACCCGTTGTTGGAAAGCCGGCTGCTGCTGGCCCAGGCCGGAAAGGCTGAAGGCGGAAGCAGAGCGGAGCTTTTGCAAAAAGCCAGGCAGATCCTGCTGGGACAGTTACAGGGCGGCGGCTTCTCCGACGATGAGGAAAAACCGTTTGAGGCCCACCACCTGCTGGCGGTGGTCGAGATGCTCCTGGGCGAAAGAAGCGAAGCCGCCCAACACTCTCAAAAAGCCACCGATCTGATCTGCAAGTTCTGCGGACAATTGGACGAGGAAATGCAGGCTAATTACAAGGCCAAGGCGGAGATCTGTGAGATCCTGAATTTCGGGAAGAAGCTGGGGACATGA
- a CDS encoding tetratricopeptide repeat protein: protein MIIDENRTGKYEDAFKIAEKLSAMNWVDLAVEVLTRAKGFTGNEEQEASLFSRLGEYHIKKGDYELAVIQLENAMGRLLHRPDSLELFYVYRNIAWTFWRQGYLERADSYTEGAKAVIEKREQQHDNDTNKARACLFHLQALLAGARGDNKTAIEHYKKETEILELYNFTDKLGAVYGNLCGIYRTLGNYAQAIDYQLKSIEIAEKQEDLLTVGIGCNNLGEIYQNLGNFQKAELYFNRYLEINSRIDNSLGDSFALAGMARLHVEWKDYTRAEALYRRALVKAMSVKSKVREAGIMANMALLYGIVGKVDQALKQVDQAIAIYEQTGRLSSQWHQIIRAKVWYQMAEQEPDRRDDAFYLLEQTVSQPIITDDEQDLSSQEIALEAYTLLARIGFDKNDASLAEEYLKKARFFIDQLMQNIPAELQAGFLSKALIKNVNELEDKVKELLHHDTATAGSNQATL, encoded by the coding sequence ATGATAATTGATGAAAACAGGACAGGAAAATATGAGGACGCTTTCAAAATAGCTGAAAAGCTAAGCGCCATGAACTGGGTGGACCTGGCGGTGGAAGTTCTGACCAGGGCCAAAGGCTTTACCGGCAATGAAGAGCAGGAAGCGTCGTTGTTCTCCAGGCTGGGAGAATATCATATAAAAAAGGGGGACTATGAACTGGCGGTGATCCAGCTGGAGAACGCCATGGGCCGGCTGCTGCACCGTCCGGATTCGCTGGAGTTGTTTTATGTTTACCGCAACATTGCCTGGACCTTCTGGCGGCAGGGATATCTGGAGCGGGCGGACAGTTACACCGAAGGAGCCAAAGCGGTTATTGAAAAAAGGGAGCAGCAGCATGACAACGATACCAACAAGGCCCGGGCCTGCCTCTTTCATTTGCAGGCACTGCTAGCCGGGGCCCGCGGGGACAACAAGACGGCGATAGAGCATTACAAAAAGGAAACCGAGATCCTGGAGCTGTATAACTTTACCGACAAGCTGGGGGCGGTCTACGGGAATCTGTGCGGGATCTACCGCACCCTTGGCAATTATGCCCAGGCCATAGACTACCAGCTAAAATCAATAGAGATTGCAGAAAAGCAGGAGGATCTGCTGACAGTCGGCATCGGCTGCAATAACCTGGGAGAGATCTATCAGAACCTGGGGAACTTCCAAAAAGCGGAATTATATTTCAACCGCTATCTGGAGATCAACAGCCGCATTGACAACTCCCTGGGCGATTCCTTTGCCCTGGCCGGCATGGCCAGGTTACATGTGGAATGGAAGGACTATACCAGGGCCGAGGCTCTGTACCGGCGGGCTTTGGTGAAAGCCATGTCGGTAAAAAGCAAGGTGCGGGAGGCCGGCATCATGGCCAATATGGCTTTATTATACGGTATTGTGGGAAAAGTGGACCAGGCTTTAAAACAAGTGGATCAGGCCATTGCTATCTATGAGCAAACAGGCAGACTGTCCTCCCAATGGCATCAGATCATCAGGGCCAAGGTCTGGTACCAAATGGCGGAGCAGGAGCCGGATCGGAGGGATGATGCTTTTTATCTTCTGGAGCAAACGGTGTCCCAGCCGATAATTACCGACGATGAACAGGACCTGTCATCCCAGGAAATCGCTCTGGAAGCCTACACCCTGCTGGCCCGGATCGGTTTTGACAAGAACGATGCCAGTCTGGCGGAGGAATATTTGAAAAAAGCCAGGTTCTTCATAGATCAGCTGATGCAGAACATTCCGGCCGAACTACAGGCGGGGTTCCTGTCAAAAGCACTGATAAAAAATGTCAATGAGCTGGAGGATAAAGTGAAGGAACTTTTACACCATGATACGGCCACAGCAGGTTCCAATCAGGCAACGTTGTGA
- a CDS encoding segregation/condensation protein A — protein MANQPYQVKLEIFEGPLDLLLYLIKQQEVDIYDIPIASITQQYLEYIDIMKSLDLDIAGEFLVMAATLIKVKSKMLLPRHEELEGPEAEDPRRDLVQQLLEYKKFKEAASRLEEREEHQRLMYPRPKGAFEKQDDAPSEPPKPEVGLLDLLQAFRQVVERIDKVKLYQIVGEDITIEERLDFVLKEITEKKRMKFFDLFAGETRKLVMVVTFFALLELIRLGHVTVTQEGLYGEILICRVEANGQLALG, from the coding sequence ATGGCTAATCAACCCTACCAAGTCAAACTGGAAATATTCGAAGGTCCCCTGGACCTTCTGCTATACCTCATCAAACAGCAGGAGGTGGACATCTACGACATCCCCATTGCCAGCATCACCCAGCAGTACCTGGAATACATAGACATCATGAAGTCGCTGGACCTGGACATTGCCGGGGAGTTCCTGGTGATGGCCGCCACCCTGATCAAGGTCAAGTCCAAGATGCTGCTGCCCCGGCACGAAGAGCTGGAGGGGCCGGAGGCCGAGGACCCGCGGCGGGACCTGGTGCAGCAGCTGCTGGAATACAAGAAATTCAAGGAAGCGGCCAGCCGGCTGGAGGAGCGCGAGGAGCACCAGCGGCTGATGTACCCCCGGCCCAAGGGCGCTTTTGAAAAGCAGGATGATGCTCCGTCCGAGCCCCCCAAGCCAGAGGTGGGCCTGCTGGACCTGCTGCAGGCCTTCCGCCAGGTGGTGGAGCGGATCGACAAGGTCAAGCTCTACCAGATAGTGGGAGAGGACATCACCATCGAGGAGCGGCTGGATTTTGTGCTGAAGGAGATCACCGAAAAGAAGCGGATGAAGTTCTTTGACCTGTTCGCCGGCGAGACCAGGAAACTGGTGATGGTGGTAACCTTCTTCGCCCTGCTGGAGCTGATCCGGCTGGGCCATGTCACCGTCACCCAGGAAGGGCTGTACGGGGAGATCCTGATCTGCAGGGTGGAGGCCAACGGCCAGCTGGCGTTGGGATGA